One stretch of Nitrososphaerota archaeon DNA includes these proteins:
- a CDS encoding SDR family oxidoreductase — MLEGKVAIITGASSGIGEATARALSKAGAKVAIGARRTDRLEQIKSQIEKDGGEVFMQKLDVTKKVDCDSFVDAVIQKWGTVDILVNNAGLMPLSFFKNLKVSEWDQMVDVNIKGVLYCTGAVIPHLVAKKSGHIVNLSSVAGRIVFPAGSVYCATKHAVAAFSEGLRQEFSIRYNIRVTSIEPGVVATELNDTITDESLKGFVESAKKMVALQAEDIANAILFAVESPPHMNVNEILIRPTTQER; from the coding sequence ATGCTTGAAGGTAAAGTTGCTATTATTACTGGTGCATCTAGCGGAATAGGCGAGGCAACCGCTCGGGCACTCTCAAAGGCAGGCGCCAAGGTAGCAATTGGTGCGCGCAGAACAGACAGGTTAGAGCAGATAAAATCACAAATTGAAAAGGACGGCGGCGAGGTCTTTATGCAAAAACTTGATGTGACAAAAAAGGTAGACTGCGATTCCTTTGTAGATGCGGTGATACAAAAATGGGGAACAGTCGATATCTTGGTTAACAATGCTGGCTTGATGCCTCTTAGCTTTTTTAAAAACTTGAAAGTCTCTGAATGGGATCAGATGGTTGACGTCAACATCAAGGGTGTATTGTATTGCACGGGTGCTGTGATTCCGCATTTGGTTGCAAAAAAGTCCGGCCACATTGTGAATCTGTCATCGGTTGCCGGAAGAATTGTATTTCCTGCTGGATCGGTTTATTGCGCAACAAAACACGCGGTTGCTGCGTTCTCTGAAGGATTAAGGCAAGAGTTTAGTATCAGGTACAACATTCGCGTTACTTCCATAGAGCCAGGGGTTGTTGCAACAGAGCTCAACGACACCATTACCGATGAGTCTTTGAAGGGATTTGTCGAATCAGCTAAGAAAATGGTCGCACTACAGGCAGAAGATATTGCAAATGCTATATTATTTGCAGTCGAGTCACCACCACACATGAATGTCAATGAAATTTTGATTAGGCCCACCACGCAAGAACGATAA
- the rnz gene encoding ribonuclease Z, with protein sequence MKLVFLGTSAAQPTEDRGLSCICLEREGEILMFDAGEGAQMLYLKSGLGWNKKMKIFVTHMHGDHCIGVLGLLQTMTLQHRTEPIEIYGPDGIEQFIGENIRILQFGLSFPVVITAVSPGMICDEKTYLVRAQKAEHSVLAFSYLFEEKDKSGKFDRDQAVKLGIPEGPLWHDLQTGKEVKVGGKTFTPSQVVGEKRPGKKIGISGDTRPTKLLEEFFKNCDYLTFDCTFSDKLKDKAIETNHSTAKEAAMLAKNANVSNLILTHFSARYKDEVELIQEAKMIHGSVIAAKDLLEVEIK encoded by the coding sequence ATGAAGCTAGTATTTTTGGGAACGTCTGCGGCGCAGCCAACAGAAGACAGAGGATTATCATGTATCTGCCTTGAGCGGGAAGGCGAAATTCTGATGTTTGATGCCGGAGAAGGTGCACAGATGTTATATTTGAAATCAGGCCTTGGATGGAACAAGAAAATGAAGATCTTTGTAACACACATGCATGGGGACCACTGCATCGGTGTTCTTGGACTATTGCAAACCATGACATTACAACACAGAACAGAACCTATAGAGATCTACGGCCCAGATGGAATCGAGCAATTTATTGGAGAGAATATTAGAATTTTGCAGTTTGGCCTGTCATTTCCTGTTGTCATTACTGCAGTAAGTCCAGGCATGATATGCGATGAAAAAACATACCTTGTGCGTGCTCAAAAGGCAGAACATTCCGTTCTGGCGTTCTCTTATCTATTTGAGGAGAAGGACAAGTCTGGAAAATTCGACAGGGATCAGGCGGTAAAGCTTGGAATTCCCGAAGGCCCACTCTGGCATGACCTGCAGACAGGAAAAGAAGTCAAAGTTGGCGGTAAGACATTTACACCATCTCAGGTGGTAGGTGAGAAAAGACCTGGCAAGAAAATCGGGATCTCTGGAGACACACGGCCTACCAAACTATTAGAAGAGTTTTTCAAAAATTGTGACTATCTAACATTTGATTGCACGTTTTCTGACAAGCTCAAGGACAAGGCAATAGAAACCAATCACTCTACTGCTAAAGAAGCTGCAATGTTAGCTAAAAATGCAAATGTATCCAATCTAATCTTGACTCATTTTTCTGCAAGATACAAAGATGAGGTCGAGCTGATCCAAGAAGCAAAGATGATACACGGTTCTGTTATTGCTGCAAAAGATCTACTCGAAGTTGAAATAAAGTAG
- the thpR gene encoding RNA 2',3'-cyclic phosphodiesterase, which translates to MRTFVAVEITDDTVLDSIRNVQSEIKISAKPVEIHNIHFTLIFLGEITEEMAKKVQAQLDTIQFSSFDIGFIGVGAFPKPKFPRVIWIGLDQGGEKLVELAKLVEEKLAPLGFKSDKPFKPHATIFRIKNKTGDITSQISKYSSVKFGAQKVSSIKFKQSVLTPSGPIYSDIGVINAK; encoded by the coding sequence ATGCGAACATTTGTTGCAGTAGAGATTACTGATGATACGGTTTTGGATTCAATCAGAAATGTACAATCTGAAATTAAAATTTCTGCAAAGCCAGTTGAAATTCATAATATACACTTTACACTAATCTTTCTAGGAGAAATAACAGAAGAAATGGCAAAAAAGGTTCAAGCTCAGCTGGATACAATCCAGTTTTCCTCATTTGATATTGGATTTATTGGAGTAGGTGCTTTTCCAAAGCCCAAGTTTCCGCGAGTAATCTGGATCGGTCTAGACCAAGGAGGGGAAAAACTTGTCGAGCTTGCCAAACTAGTAGAGGAAAAGCTAGCTCCACTGGGTTTCAAATCAGACAAGCCATTCAAGCCACATGCTACCATATTTAGAATAAAAAACAAGACAGGCGACATTACATCACAAATCTCAAAATACTCCTCTGTGAAATTCGGCGCTCAAAAGGTCTCTTCCATCAAGTTCAAGCAAAGCGTTCTTACACCTAGCGGACCAATCTATTCTGATATAGGAGTAATAAACGCAAAATGA
- a CDS encoding peptidylprolyl isomerase, producing the protein MAFTKGSLILIDYTAKVKDSNEVVETTIADEAKKHNLFQENIKYQPKLVSVGESWVLKGLDDALAGAKMGDNLTVDVTPDKGFGERDTGKVRMIPLRKLGEDADKVGVGDTIEVDQKTGVVRFVGSGRVQVDFNHRLAGKTVVYDVNILKSLEIPEDKINGILKRHLPVEDSKISSKLNGNTLDVTIPEEIFGAESLRIIKHFIQMDAFKFVPTLEKINFVETYVNKKAEKKEEKAEEAKPAEAAPAKK; encoded by the coding sequence ATGGCATTCACTAAAGGCTCATTGATTCTGATTGATTATACTGCCAAGGTAAAGGACTCTAACGAAGTAGTAGAGACCACTATTGCAGACGAGGCAAAAAAGCACAACCTATTCCAGGAAAACATCAAGTACCAACCAAAACTGGTCTCAGTAGGTGAGTCCTGGGTTCTAAAGGGTCTTGATGATGCTTTGGCAGGAGCAAAGATGGGCGATAATCTGACAGTAGATGTTACACCAGACAAGGGCTTTGGCGAGCGCGACACTGGAAAGGTCCGCATGATTCCACTAAGAAAGCTAGGCGAAGACGCAGACAAGGTCGGTGTCGGCGACACTATCGAAGTTGATCAGAAAACAGGAGTCGTAAGATTTGTCGGTTCTGGCAGAGTCCAAGTTGACTTCAACCACAGACTAGCAGGAAAGACAGTAGTGTATGATGTCAACATACTAAAATCACTAGAAATACCTGAAGACAAGATAAACGGCATTCTAAAAAGACATCTTCCAGTTGAGGATTCAAAGATATCATCAAAGCTAAACGGTAACACACTTGATGTTACCATTCCAGAAGAGATCTTTGGTGCAGAAAGCCTGAGAATTATCAAACACTTTATCCAGATGGACGCCTTCAAGTTTGTCCCGACACTGGAGAAGATCAATTTTGTTGAGACATACGTAAACAAAAAGGCAGAAAAGAAAGAAGAAAAGGCGGAAGAGGCAAAACCAGCTGAAGCTGCTCCAGCAAAAAAATAA
- a CDS encoding NAD-dependent deacylase, producing the protein MFDSLARQIKDAKKIVFVTGAGISQESGIPTFRGNDGLWRRYDPMQLATIDAFYEDPKLVWEWYEERRANILAAKPNAGHFAISELAKFKEVIVLTQNIDGLHQKSGSRNVLELHGSIIRIKCTVCDFKENIATSFDSLPPKCKCGNILRPDVVWFGEGLPQDVWGEAIFHAQTCDVMIIAGTSLVVSPANTLPLYAKQNGAVLIEVNPEKTVMSSEMELLVRQTSANALPKLVQLVSTG; encoded by the coding sequence ATGTTTGATTCCCTAGCTAGACAAATTAAGGACGCAAAGAAAATAGTCTTTGTCACAGGGGCTGGCATATCACAAGAAAGTGGAATTCCAACATTTAGGGGAAATGACGGCCTTTGGAGAAGATATGATCCGATGCAACTTGCAACAATTGATGCATTCTATGAGGACCCAAAGTTAGTATGGGAATGGTACGAGGAAAGAAGGGCAAACATTCTGGCCGCAAAACCAAATGCAGGCCATTTTGCAATATCTGAGCTTGCAAAATTCAAAGAGGTAATTGTTCTGACTCAAAATATTGATGGACTACACCAAAAATCCGGTAGTAGGAATGTGTTGGAACTGCACGGGAGCATCATCCGCATAAAATGTACCGTTTGTGATTTCAAGGAAAATATTGCAACGTCATTTGACTCTCTTCCACCAAAATGCAAGTGTGGCAACATTTTGCGCCCAGATGTAGTCTGGTTTGGCGAAGGCTTGCCTCAAGATGTTTGGGGAGAAGCCATTTTCCACGCACAAACCTGTGATGTGATGATAATTGCAGGCACGTCTCTGGTGGTGTCGCCTGCAAACACTTTACCGCTATATGCAAAGCAAAACGGAGCTGTGCTAATTGAGGTGAATCCGGAAAAAACAGTAATGTCATCGGAAATGGAACTGTTAGTGAGACAGACATCTGCTAATGCCCTACCAAAGCTGGTACAGCTAGTGTCTACTGGCTAA
- a CDS encoding methyltransferase domain-containing protein has translation MPESFFLVSKEYPELAVDEVVTLVKMYDRFAKIKTISNLILVQSVTPWEKIARRATFVKTAGQLLRKMSNVFFDENNYSLLFGAKSFMCKAINLSDKPVDIPEIERSLGSMVSTFCNAKVSLEDPDVVIYMIFTDEENFFGFATKFEPAKRPEKLIKFHHELDWKLTRAMINLAKIHDDESVCDPFCGTGSTLLEAQSMGIKSIGIDFDEKMCKITRDNLKKNGFSGEVYNQNYDYMNNLSFDGIVTDLPYGTASKVSEPPKKIMKKFISKMPKKAKFAIMCKKGLDDGVKLNLTKKYEIYRHKSLTRMILVK, from the coding sequence ATGCCAGAAAGCTTTTTTCTAGTTTCAAAAGAGTATCCAGAATTAGCAGTAGATGAAGTGGTAACGCTGGTAAAAATGTATGATAGATTTGCCAAGATCAAGACTATTTCCAATTTGATTCTAGTGCAAAGCGTTACTCCATGGGAAAAAATTGCAAGGCGAGCCACATTTGTAAAAACTGCAGGACAGTTATTACGCAAAATGTCCAATGTTTTCTTTGATGAGAACAATTATTCTCTCCTGTTTGGCGCAAAGTCATTCATGTGTAAGGCAATCAATCTCTCAGACAAACCAGTAGACATTCCGGAAATAGAGAGATCATTGGGTAGTATGGTCTCTACTTTTTGCAACGCCAAAGTATCTCTAGAAGACCCAGACGTTGTGATTTACATGATTTTCACAGATGAAGAGAATTTCTTTGGATTTGCCACTAAATTCGAGCCTGCTAAACGACCTGAAAAGCTCATAAAATTTCATCACGAGTTGGATTGGAAGCTTACCAGAGCCATGATAAATCTGGCAAAAATTCACGACGATGAATCAGTCTGTGATCCATTTTGCGGAACGGGTAGCACATTGCTTGAGGCACAATCCATGGGAATCAAATCAATTGGAATTGATTTTGATGAGAAAATGTGCAAAATAACAAGGGACAATCTCAAGAAAAATGGATTTTCTGGTGAAGTATACAACCAAAATTATGATTACATGAATAATCTCAGCTTTGATGGAATTGTAACTGATCTGCCATATGGTACAGCGTCCAAGGTTTCCGAGCCACCAAAGAAAATAATGAAGAAATTTATCTCAAAGATGCCAAAAAAGGCAAAATTTGCCATCATGTGTAAGAAAGGCCTAGACGATGGAGTCAAGCTAAATCTGACAAAAAAATATGAAATATACAGACACAAGAGCCTAACGAGGATGATTCTGGTAAAATGA
- the cca gene encoding CCA tRNA nucleotidyltransferase, with product MNHILKRAEKYTIPSEKLQKLKDVIVEQSVKLVQKEASKYSQVTGIEIVGSYAKGTWLPKRADIDIFVKFHSDTSEKEFIEIGKKIGFTALKQFKPYVRYAEHPFVEAQIRDTKVNVVPCYDVEKGSWKSSADRSPFHTKFMIKSLTDTMKNEVRLLKSFLKANDIYGAEIAKQGFSGYVAEVLVLNFGSLENVLKEISRLKAGQVIGKTTKRFDTKIVIIDPIDENRNLGAAISNENIGRFVLAARSFLRKPALSFFTIKRKSAKMDTKNVLVLSFRYKPRSPDIIWGQIKRAATSLATQMNQAGFSVLKRSATISENNIASLLFLLQSKKLDNLKTRLGPEFFVSEHVEKFIAANKKKSLAMWINDDGQVCSLQKRQNTDAQKFLKLLIQYNIEKSGVPAGLKSEIKKFKIITASAAKGKSIKEAARELVSTDETIFSNK from the coding sequence ATGAACCATATTCTAAAACGGGCAGAAAAGTATACCATTCCATCAGAGAAGCTGCAAAAGCTAAAGGACGTAATTGTGGAGCAGTCAGTCAAGTTAGTACAAAAGGAGGCATCCAAGTATTCCCAGGTAACTGGAATAGAGATTGTTGGCTCTTATGCCAAGGGAACTTGGCTTCCAAAAAGAGCAGATATTGATATTTTTGTAAAATTTCATTCCGATACTTCAGAAAAAGAATTCATAGAGATTGGTAAAAAAATTGGATTTACGGCACTAAAACAATTCAAGCCCTATGTTAGATACGCCGAGCACCCTTTCGTGGAAGCGCAAATTCGTGACACCAAGGTAAACGTGGTTCCTTGTTATGACGTAGAGAAAGGTTCCTGGAAGAGCTCAGCAGACAGGTCCCCATTTCACACAAAATTCATGATAAAATCGTTAACTGACACAATGAAAAACGAGGTAAGACTGCTAAAGTCTTTCTTGAAGGCAAACGACATCTATGGTGCTGAGATTGCCAAGCAGGGTTTTTCTGGCTATGTGGCAGAGGTTCTAGTTCTGAATTTCGGTTCACTTGAAAATGTATTAAAGGAAATTTCGCGGCTAAAGGCAGGTCAGGTAATCGGAAAAACAACAAAGCGGTTTGATACGAAGATTGTCATAATTGATCCAATTGATGAGAACAGAAATCTTGGAGCCGCAATATCTAATGAAAATATTGGAAGGTTTGTTCTAGCTGCACGGTCATTTTTGCGCAAGCCGGCCTTATCATTTTTCACAATAAAGAGGAAAAGCGCTAAGATGGACACAAAAAATGTTCTGGTTTTATCATTTAGGTACAAGCCACGAAGTCCAGATATCATCTGGGGCCAGATAAAGCGAGCTGCAACATCTCTTGCCACACAAATGAATCAGGCAGGGTTCTCCGTGTTAAAGAGATCCGCTACCATATCTGAGAATAATATTGCATCTTTGTTGTTTTTATTACAATCAAAAAAGCTGGATAATCTGAAGACACGGCTCGGGCCAGAGTTCTTTGTATCAGAACATGTGGAAAAATTCATTGCTGCAAATAAAAAGAAAAGCCTGGCAATGTGGATTAATGATGATGGGCAGGTTTGCTCTCTCCAGAAAAGACAAAATACAGATGCGCAAAAATTCCTAAAATTACTCATCCAGTACAACATAGAAAAATCCGGAGTTCCTGCTGGCCTAAAATCAGAGATTAAAAAATTTAAAATCATAACTGCAAGTGCCGCAAAAGGCAAATCCATTAAAGAGGCTGCACGGGAACTCGTCTCAACGGATGAGACAATTTTTTCCAATAAGTGA
- a CDS encoding nucleotide-binding protein: MKKVNCTYCGNETDLPFECNYCKDEFCAEHRLPEEHRCVKLDSIRAKRFGEKKIIRQKKGFFSTIFGK, encoded by the coding sequence ATGAAGAAAGTAAATTGCACTTATTGCGGAAACGAGACAGACCTCCCCTTTGAGTGTAATTACTGCAAAGATGAGTTTTGCGCAGAGCACCGACTTCCAGAAGAGCATAGATGTGTCAAGCTTGACTCAATTCGCGCAAAACGCTTTGGTGAAAAAAAGATAATCCGCCAAAAAAAGGGTTTTTTCTCTACAATATTTGGAAAATAA
- the glnA gene encoding type I glutamate--ammonia ligase, which yields MPYKVFHGETTQVKYSPDEVFSKIKHENIRFIDLQFSSLVGRYHHTTISADTFTPDQMRDGLPKLDGSSIVGFTSVDDSDLVLKPDPNTFAVIPWVTEKKTARLICDVYWGKGRGRLERDPRAISQKAEEYLKTQGFDFSYWGPEVEFFVFDKVHWDVLTPYKGQSYSIESKEAPWSQEGTGYPMGLQEGYYPSTPSDTLTEFRNECVDVLNEHFGILCDNHHHEVATAGQCEIDIKYDYMTNAADGAQTYKYVVKNIAQKFGKVATMMPKPISMDAGSGMHTNVSLWKDGRNSFYDKDDKNEISQIGRYFCGGILNHARALCAITNPSTNSYHRLVPGYEAPVYIAWSPSNRSAAIRVPEHFRGEKYAYLKRFEYRAPDPSSNPYLVFSAVLAAGLDGIKKKMDPGDPVLENIYHMTKEERMKRGIKTVPANLGEAIDELESDRKFLNPIYSNDVIDKIIELGRKDHREISIRPHPHEFYLYFDV from the coding sequence TTGCCATACAAAGTATTTCACGGCGAAACAACTCAAGTCAAGTATTCCCCTGACGAGGTTTTTTCAAAAATAAAGCACGAAAATATTAGATTCATCGATTTACAATTTTCAAGTCTAGTTGGAAGATATCACCACACGACAATTTCCGCAGATACATTTACCCCGGACCAAATGAGGGATGGTCTGCCAAAGCTCGACGGCTCGTCCATTGTTGGATTTACCAGTGTTGATGATTCAGATCTGGTCCTCAAGCCAGACCCGAACACATTTGCTGTAATTCCATGGGTCACTGAAAAAAAGACAGCGCGACTAATCTGTGATGTGTATTGGGGAAAAGGTAGGGGAAGACTAGAGCGCGATCCAAGAGCAATTTCGCAAAAGGCAGAGGAATACCTCAAGACACAGGGTTTTGATTTTAGCTATTGGGGCCCAGAAGTAGAGTTTTTCGTATTTGACAAAGTTCATTGGGATGTTCTGACTCCATACAAGGGTCAGTCCTATTCCATAGAATCCAAGGAAGCACCGTGGAGTCAGGAAGGAACTGGCTATCCAATGGGATTGCAAGAAGGTTACTATCCAAGCACACCATCAGACACGCTAACAGAATTTAGAAACGAATGCGTCGATGTTCTAAATGAACACTTTGGAATTTTGTGCGACAATCACCATCACGAAGTGGCAACTGCGGGACAGTGTGAAATCGATATCAAATATGATTACATGACAAATGCTGCAGATGGTGCGCAGACATACAAGTATGTCGTTAAGAACATTGCACAAAAGTTCGGCAAAGTAGCTACCATGATGCCCAAGCCCATATCCATGGATGCAGGCTCTGGTATGCACACAAACGTCAGCCTCTGGAAGGACGGCAGAAACTCATTTTACGATAAGGATGATAAAAACGAGATCAGCCAAATCGGCAGATATTTCTGCGGAGGAATCCTAAATCACGCAAGGGCACTCTGCGCCATAACAAATCCATCTACAAACTCGTACCACAGGCTGGTCCCAGGTTATGAGGCACCAGTGTATATCGCGTGGAGTCCAAGTAACAGATCAGCTGCAATTCGTGTGCCAGAGCATTTCAGGGGAGAAAAATATGCCTATCTAAAACGATTCGAATACAGAGCTCCTGACCCATCATCGAACCCATATTTGGTCTTCTCTGCAGTATTGGCCGCAGGCCTAGATGGAATAAAGAAAAAGATGGATCCAGGTGACCCAGTTTTAGAGAACATTTACCACATGACAAAAGAGGAAAGGATGAAACGTGGAATCAAGACGGTTCCAGCAAATCTGGGCGAGGCAATAGACGAATTGGAAAGTGACCGCAAGTTCCTCAATCCAATTTATTCTAATGATGTAATTGATAAAATCATAGAATTAGGCAGAAAGGATCATCGTGAGATCTCTATTAGACCTCACCCGCATGAATTCTATCTTTATTTTGACGTTTAG
- a CDS encoding ribose-phosphate pyrophosphokinase yields the protein MSVVTVIGGKASEDLAKRLARKLRAKFVSSELRVFPDGESKVTISAKPKGKIIVVNSTYPPVDTNLMQTLSLISKARQFSNQVICAIPYMGYARQDREFLLGEIVTLSVIAKLLSAAGASKVIVVDMHSILGLKHFTIPIRNVSAVPELANYLKKIKLKNPLVVSPDLGGKERAKEFARLYGTDYIALQKQRDRKTGKVQIMTGNLDGVKGRDLVLVDDMISTGGSIVKATQFLKKQKCGRIYVVCTHALLIDNAEKKIKKSGVSAIISANTIPGNTSIVDVSGVIAKAI from the coding sequence TTGTCAGTAGTTACTGTTATTGGTGGAAAGGCGTCTGAAGATCTAGCAAAAAGACTGGCAAGAAAACTAAGGGCAAAATTTGTTTCATCTGAGCTTCGAGTCTTTCCAGATGGTGAGAGTAAGGTTACAATTTCTGCAAAACCCAAAGGCAAAATAATCGTAGTAAATTCGACATACCCACCAGTTGATACAAACCTGATGCAGACATTATCTCTTATCTCAAAAGCAAGGCAGTTCTCAAACCAAGTAATATGCGCAATACCATACATGGGTTATGCACGCCAAGACAGGGAATTTCTTCTTGGAGAGATAGTCACATTGTCTGTTATTGCTAAGCTTCTCTCGGCTGCAGGCGCATCAAAAGTAATAGTAGTTGACATGCACAGCATACTTGGGCTCAAGCACTTTACCATTCCAATAAGAAATGTTTCTGCCGTGCCGGAGCTTGCCAATTATCTCAAAAAGATCAAGCTCAAAAATCCACTTGTTGTATCACCAGACTTGGGAGGAAAAGAGCGGGCAAAGGAATTTGCAAGGCTCTACGGAACTGACTATATTGCATTGCAAAAACAGCGTGACAGAAAGACAGGCAAGGTTCAGATCATGACTGGAAACCTTGACGGAGTAAAGGGACGAGACTTAGTACTAGTAGACGACATGATAAGCACCGGTGGAAGTATTGTAAAGGCAACACAGTTTCTCAAGAAGCAAAAGTGCGGACGAATCTATGTGGTATGTACTCATGCATTATTAATTGACAATGCCGAAAAGAAAATCAAAAAATCCGGTGTCTCTGCCATTATATCTGCAAACACAATTCCTGGTAACACATCAATAGTAGATGTCTCTGGAGTAATTGCAAAGGCAATCTAA
- a CDS encoding dephospho-CoA kinase, which translates to MTKLIVCLTGMPGAGKSTISAGLQKKGFTSINMGDAVRAEARRCNLEPTGQNLGKLMLELREKNGQGAVAELIKDQIVNSKSDVVLIDGVRSNAEIEVLKKITTVKLLAVHASTDTRYTFLSLRHRSDDPQSRQSFDERDNREIGVGISASIALADETLSNNNLTVDQLIETAYQIISKWLA; encoded by the coding sequence ATGACAAAGCTGATTGTGTGCCTGACTGGTATGCCTGGCGCAGGAAAATCTACAATTTCTGCTGGCCTGCAAAAAAAGGGATTTACTAGCATAAACATGGGTGATGCAGTACGTGCAGAGGCAAGAAGGTGTAACCTAGAGCCAACTGGTCAAAACTTGGGAAAACTCATGCTGGAGTTGCGAGAAAAAAATGGCCAAGGTGCAGTGGCGGAATTAATCAAGGATCAAATTGTAAATTCTAAATCCGACGTTGTATTAATTGACGGCGTACGTTCCAATGCGGAAATCGAGGTACTAAAAAAAATTACCACCGTAAAATTATTGGCAGTACACGCATCAACTGACACTCGTTACACCTTTCTGTCTTTAAGACACAGATCCGATGATCCACAAAGCAGGCAAAGCTTTGATGAGCGAGACAACAGGGAGATAGGAGTTGGAATATCAGCTTCTATTGCGCTCGCTGATGAGACACTATCTAACAACAATCTTACAGTCGATCAGCTAATTGAGACAGCTTATCAAATCATTTCCAAGTGGCTTGCATGA
- a CDS encoding serine/threonine protein kinase, with amino-acid sequence MRQFFPISDLVKEPYSAILGYPRATRAQLQSRAKELKSLGIDGVSFEGPMTLDKICVLGKGYAGIVVLAKIGTKKVALKIRRTDSPRRDMKNETILLGAANKVGVGPKLIASGKNFVVMEFLSGVKIYDWVAELKGKGSATKLKDVIKKVLTDCYKLDEAGLDHGELSNITKHVIIGKSITMIDFESASLDRKTSNVTSASQAILIGSGLTKMVNRIYKLPPKQKIISALRDYKEKRTRQSFDDVLGVLKLV; translated from the coding sequence ATGAGACAATTTTTTCCAATAAGTGATCTAGTCAAGGAACCATATTCTGCAATACTTGGATATCCAAGGGCGACTAGGGCTCAGCTCCAATCAAGGGCAAAGGAGCTCAAGAGTCTAGGCATAGACGGAGTGTCATTTGAGGGTCCAATGACACTCGATAAGATTTGTGTATTGGGCAAGGGCTATGCAGGAATTGTGGTCTTGGCCAAGATAGGTACAAAAAAAGTCGCACTCAAAATCCGCAGAACAGATTCGCCAAGAAGAGACATGAAAAATGAAACCATATTGCTAGGGGCTGCAAACAAGGTAGGCGTAGGGCCCAAACTAATAGCTAGCGGCAAGAATTTTGTCGTAATGGAGTTTTTGTCTGGTGTCAAAATCTACGACTGGGTTGCCGAGCTAAAGGGTAAGGGAAGTGCTACAAAGCTAAAAGATGTCATAAAAAAAGTTCTGACTGACTGTTACAAATTAGACGAGGCTGGTCTTGACCATGGGGAATTGAGCAACATAACAAAGCATGTCATTATAGGTAAAAGTATTACTATGATCGACTTTGAAAGTGCCAGTTTAGACCGTAAGACATCTAATGTTACGTCAGCTTCCCAAGCAATCCTGATTGGCTCGGGTCTTACAAAAATGGTAAATAGAATTTACAAGCTACCACCAAAGCAAAAAATTATTTCTGCTTTGCGAGATTACAAGGAAAAAAGAACTAGGCAGAGCTTTGATGATGTACTAGGAGTTCTCAAGTTGGTTTGA